The following proteins are co-located in the Mesorhizobium australicum WSM2073 genome:
- a CDS encoding LysR family transcriptional regulator — MAALRDPDAIPVSYEKLPGDGETLLRSGLSLRHMRMIAALDDHGRVSAAAQVMNISQPAASRMIAEMEAVLDVKLCERLPRGVTLTPYGQALARRARSILLEMREADREIAELKAGKGGSVFLGAVTAPAIELAVPAIREIRRIYPRIEITMQVETSNVLARELIASRHDFIIARIPDDLNPRLFESRVIGVEKACLIVRRGHPLAGGNVVRLEDTAAYDWVFQSGGSPLRQAMESNFLNRNIALPDRILNTSSLLLTLVMVAQSDAIAPVSVQVAKFIQNPDGLAGAIDVVQTEFDIEVRPYSLITVRNRVLSPAAKMLHDFILREVG, encoded by the coding sequence ATGGCGGCATTGCGCGATCCCGATGCGATTCCAGTAAGTTACGAGAAGCTCCCGGGAGACGGTGAGACACTCCTGCGCAGTGGTTTGAGCTTGCGCCACATGCGCATGATCGCCGCCCTCGACGATCACGGACGGGTGAGCGCCGCGGCCCAGGTCATGAACATCTCCCAGCCGGCCGCTTCGCGCATGATCGCCGAGATGGAGGCGGTGCTCGACGTGAAGCTGTGCGAACGGCTGCCGCGCGGAGTGACCCTCACGCCCTATGGCCAGGCGCTTGCCAGGCGGGCCCGCTCGATCCTGCTCGAGATGCGCGAAGCCGACCGCGAGATTGCCGAGCTCAAGGCCGGCAAGGGCGGTTCGGTGTTCCTCGGCGCCGTGACCGCGCCGGCGATCGAATTGGCGGTGCCGGCGATCCGTGAAATCCGCCGCATCTATCCGCGCATCGAGATCACCATGCAGGTCGAGACGTCGAACGTGCTCGCCCGCGAGCTGATCGCCTCGCGTCACGACTTCATCATCGCCCGCATTCCCGACGACCTCAATCCACGACTGTTCGAATCCCGTGTGATCGGCGTCGAGAAGGCCTGCCTGATCGTGCGCCGCGGCCACCCGCTCGCTGGAGGCAATGTGGTGCGGCTGGAAGACACCGCAGCCTATGACTGGGTCTTCCAGTCGGGCGGTTCGCCCTTGCGTCAGGCGATGGAGAGCAACTTCTTGAACCGCAACATCGCGCTGCCGGACCGGATCTTGAACACCAGTTCGCTGCTGCTCACGCTGGTCATGGTCGCGCAATCCGATGCCATCGCGCCGGTCTCGGTGCAGGTGGCGAAGTTCATCCAGAACCCGGACGGGCTTGCCGGCGCCATCGATGTCGTCCAAACCGAATTCGACATCGAGGTCAGGCCTTACAGCCTGATCACCGTCAGGAATCGCGTACTGTCGCCGGCTGCCAAAATGCTGCATGATTTCATCCTGCGCGAAGTGGGGTGA
- a CDS encoding Stf0 family sulfotransferase, whose translation MKGVAILTEARSGSEWLGSLTNSTGLLGKSAEWLDTANLGCKPKSFDDLMSAVIDRGGTANGTFAVKLFPRHLHWSQARYGVDFLAECSRRHAMGLVLLERRDRLRQAISYCRAKASGHWKSTMDGADLVPRYDFAGICQAYFLIEQSYAFWEAYLRLADLAYDHFFYEDLLDDPRPYVASVARQLSVEMPDGGFETNLRLQRDDLTEDWAERFRNDVKSEDLLAHLPRKVAPRNINNLARFLLKKQMLTGQA comes from the coding sequence ATGAAGGGCGTCGCCATACTGACCGAAGCCCGCAGCGGCTCCGAATGGCTTGGCAGTCTCACGAACAGCACGGGATTGTTGGGCAAGTCGGCCGAGTGGCTCGACACCGCCAATCTGGGGTGCAAGCCGAAATCCTTCGATGACCTGATGTCCGCCGTGATCGATCGCGGCGGAACCGCAAACGGCACGTTCGCCGTGAAACTGTTTCCGCGGCATCTTCACTGGTCGCAGGCCAGATATGGAGTTGACTTCCTCGCTGAATGCAGCCGGCGCCATGCCATGGGCTTGGTCCTGCTGGAGCGGCGGGACCGCCTTCGCCAGGCGATTTCCTATTGCCGGGCAAAGGCGTCGGGGCATTGGAAAAGCACGATGGACGGCGCCGATCTGGTTCCGCGATACGACTTCGCCGGCATCTGCCAGGCCTATTTCCTGATCGAGCAGAGCTATGCTTTCTGGGAAGCTTACCTGCGGCTGGCCGATCTGGCCTACGATCACTTTTTTTATGAGGATCTGTTGGACGATCCTCGGCCGTACGTCGCGTCGGTGGCCCGGCAGTTGTCGGTTGAAATGCCGGACGGAGGGTTCGAGACGAATTTACGCCTGCAGCGGGACGATCTCACCGAAGATTGGGCGGAGCGGTTCCGCAACGACGTCAAATCGGAAGACCTCCTGGCGCATCTGCCCAGAAAGGTGGCGCCGCGGAACATCAACAACCTCGCCCGGTTCCTCCTCAAGAAGCAGATGCTAACCGGACAAGCCTAG